Proteins encoded within one genomic window of Triticum aestivum cultivar Chinese Spring chromosome 2D, IWGSC CS RefSeq v2.1, whole genome shotgun sequence:
- the LOC123052133 gene encoding uncharacterized protein: MAREDRPEFVRWSEEFLSQERGSRVVHYYLEDSEGVSHLAVVGTERSLRHMLYVVSEDFHGPQGSGGADGGQGMFARKWRSRREVVDWLESFLPAKTLTSNFSKFGPRMGNDVGLDGYSETDSYVCHNLGTTCSTDIMWSGPFWTCSKQLQHYQAFCRNGTTISIHSFALVMSEEENRYLAYLEDMYEDKKGLKKVKVRWFHQNQEFACAIPPPAPHPCEVFITSYSQVISVECVDDIATVLTPEHYEKCGDTLPNSSLAGIRFCFRQYSKNKFKHFDLRTLRGYFNQAAVLSLKVSPEQEKDGSDVIRIVRHCSPGKTKSSKQFERLYSKCLGTKICRSPQADSIPSYQKPSNKQSPVRHLSVKFIGPQSQPMPTYNVGDKIEVLSQDSGIVGCWFRCTVLRPCTSHDKLKIQYDDLENADDCGKLEERVRASILALPDKLGLRCPGRLRIRPRPQQKTLVDDPALLPGTAVDVWQFNGWWEGVLVSTDAGSSDGLQIYFPGENFFRVCQLNDIRISRDWIKSRWVHIERKPDVLSRIPSAGVQTRQLDNMTSTGRLGSNSALSDQELAVVQANSSRDKQTGVSMQTDVSLIDKASASIDDEKQTILGKRYAEHDCNGEETGAAKQTEASLTETASAAAEIEKQTMSGKRLRDGTAEQNCNGQMFSLTDKGSASVEDDEKQTVLVKRVRYDDAEQDCNGEQTGAARQTEVSLTHTASAGAEDEKRMILGKRPRDDAAEQNCNGEVFCSIDKGSASIDDDEQTLLARGHREGDADQHCNNEVLSLTDKAATSVEDEKETTILGKRPRDDDAEQQCNDELFSLTVKASPPIEDEKQRVLGKRHRGDDDEQDCNGEVGVDLDVSKP; encoded by the exons ATGGCGAGGGAGGACCGACCAGAGTTCGTGAGGTGGAGCGAGGAGTTCCTCTCGCAGGAGAGGGGCAGCCGCGTCGTGCATTACTACTTGGAAGACTCCGAGGGCGTGTCTCACCTGGCAGTCGTGGGCACCGAGCGGAGCCTGCGCCACATGCTCTACGTCGTGTCAGAGGATTTCCATGGGCCGCAGGGATCCGGTGGTGCTGATGGTGGGCAGGGGATGTTTGCGCGCAAGTGGCGGTCACGCCGTGAGGTGGTGGATTGGCTCGAGTCCTTCCTTCCGGCGAAGACCCTCACCTCAA ATTTTTCAAAATTTGGACCTCGTATGGGCAATGATGTTGGATTAGATGGATACAGCGAAACTGATAGCTATGTGTGTCACAATCTG GGTACAACTTGCAGTACAGACATTATGTGGTCTGGTCCATTCTGGACTTGTAGCAAGCAGCTTCAGCACTATCAAGCCTTTTGTCGTAATGGAACCACAATATCT ATCCACTCTTTTGCACTTGTCATGTCTGAGGAGGAAAACCGTTATCTTGCATACTTGGAGGATATGTATGAAGATAAGAAGGGACTCAAGAAAGTTAAAGTGCGATGGTTTCATCAAAACCAGGAATTTGCTTGTGCCATACCTCCTCCTGCTCCTCATCCTTGCGAAGTTTTCATCACCTCTTATTCTCAAGTAATCAGTGTTGAGTGTGTCGATGATATTGCTACTGTTTTAACCCCAGAGCATTACGAAAAATGTGGGGACACTTTGCCAAATAGTTCATTGGCGGGGATCCGTTTCTGCTTTCGTCAGTACAGCAAAAATAAATTTAAGCATTTTGACTTGAGAACATTGCGTGGATATTTTAATCAAGCTGCTGTCCTATCCTTGAAAGTTTCACCTGAACAAGAAAAGGATGGTTCTGATGTCATAAGGATAGTCAGACATTGTTCACCTGGGAAGACCAAGTCTTCAAAGCAGTTCGAGAGGCTTTATTCGAAATGTTTGGGTACCAAAATCTGCCGAAGCCCACAAGCAGACTCCATACCATCTTATCAGAAGCCAAGTAATAAACAATCTCCTGTAAGACATCTCTCAGTTAAGTTTATAGGGCCCCAGAGTCAGCCTATGCCAACCTACAACGTTGGTGACAAGATAGAGGTCTTATCTCAAGACAGTGGCATTGTGGGCTGCTGGTTCAGGTGTACAGTTCTGAGGCCATGTACTAGTCATGACAAACTGAAGATTCAATATGATGATCTCGAAAATgctgatgattgtggtaaattggAG GAGCGTGTACGTGCCTCTATATTGGCTCTTCCTGATAAACTTGGACTGAGATGCCCAGGCCGGCTAAGAATTAGGCCACGTCCTCAACAAAAGACTTTGGTCGATGACCCTGCTCTTTTACCTGGAACTGCTGTTGATGTCTGGCAATTTAATGGCTGGTGGGAAGGAGTTTTAGTGAGTACAGATGCCGGTTCATCTGATGGCCTGCAAATATATTTCCCAG GTGAAAACTTTTTTCGTGTATGCCAGCTAAATGATATAAGAATTTCAAGAGATTGGATCAAGAGTCGTTGGGTACATATAGAAAGGAAGCCAGATGTGTTGTCGAGAATACCTTCGGCTGGTGTCCAAACTAGGCAACTTGATAACATGACATCCACTGGTCGTTTGGGCTCCAATTCTGCACTATCTGATCAAGAGCTTGCAGTTGTGCAAGCAAACTCCAGTCGAGATAAGCAGACTGGAGTTAGTATGCAAACTGATGTTAGTTTGATTGACAAGGCCTCTGCTTCTATAGATGATGAGAAGCAAACAATATTAGGGAAGCGATATGCTGAACATGACTGCAATGGGGAAGAAACAGGAGCTGCTAAGCAAACTGAGGCTAGTTTAACTGAGACAGCCTCTGCAGCTGCAGAGATTGAAAAGCAAACGATGTCAGGGAAGCGGCTTAGGGATGGTACTGCAGAACAGAACTGCAACGGGCAAATGTTTAGTTTGACTGATAAGGGCTCTGCTTCTGTAGAGGATGATGAGAAGCAAACAGTGTTAGTGAAGCGAGTGAGGTATGATGACGCTGAACAGGACTGCAATGGGGAACAAACAGGAGCTGCTAGGCAAACTGAGGTTAGTTTAACTCACACGGCCTCTGCAGGTGCAGAGGATGAAAAGAGAATGATATTGGGGAAGCGGCCTAGGGACGATGCTGCGGAACAGAACTGCAATGGGGAAGTGTTCTGTTCAATTGATAAGGGCTCTGCTTCTATAGATGATGATGAGCAAACACTATTAGCAAGGGGACATAGGGAGGGTGATGCTGATCAGCACTGCAATAATGAAGTGTTAAGTTTGACTGATAAGGCAGCTACTTCTGTAGAGGATGAAAAGGAGACAACAATACTAGGGAAGCGGCCAAGGGATGATGATGCTGAACAGCAGTGCAATGATGAATTATTCAGTTTAACTGTTAAGGCTTCTCCTCCTATAGAGGATGAGAAGCAAAGAGTATTAGGGAAGCGACATAGGGGCGACGATGATGAACAAGACTGCAACGGGGAAGTAGGCGTAGACTTAGATGTCAGCAAGCCGTGA